ACGGATCGCCTCGAGCCCCGGGCGGTCGACGTCGCCGCGGATGAGCGCGAGATCGGCATCCCCGGACGCGACGGCGTTGACGCGGTCGGTGAAGTCCTTGATGACGAACTCCACGTCGATCTTGGGGTGACGTTCGCGGACGCTGGAGATGGCGTCGAGGCTCTGCGCCGCGAAGCTCATGTTCGCCGTGATGCGGATGCTCTCCCGCGGTTCGTGGCCCACTTCCAGGGCCTTCGCCTCGAGGCTGAGCACCTCGGCGGCGATCGGCATCAGGCGTCGGCCGGCCGAGGTGAGCTTGACCGAACGGGTGGTGCGGTCGAACAGGGTGGTGCCCAGTTCGTGCTCGAGCTTCGCGATCTGATGGCTGATCGCCGACTGCGAGATGAAGCAGCGCTGGGCAGCACGGGAGAAGCTGCCCTCCTCGCCGACGGCGAAGAAGTAGCGCAACTGACGGAAATCCATGACTCCTCCCGGGAACGTGCCCTCCGCATTTATGAGCGAAACAGATAACAGTTTTTCGAATATCCCAGGTTAGTGGATAGCGAGGGTACTTCGTCCCTACCTTGGTAGTCATACATCAACGGAGATGACAAGTACGTGGAGGTTTACGACAGCATGGACGATGCGGACACAGCGACCCTGGTCGATCGGACGGACGTCGTCATCGTGGGTTCCGGCTTCGGAGCATTGGCCACCGCCAAGAAGCTCGCCAAGGCCGGCACGCCCTTCGTTCTGATCTCGGAGACCACCGAGCATCTTTTCCAGCCTTTGCTCTACCAGGTCGCCACCGGCGTCCTTTCGCCCGGCGAGATCGCCCCGTCCGTGCGCGCGATCCTGGCCGAATACCCCAACGCCGACGTCCGCCTGGGCCGCGTCGTCGATGTGCTCCCCGAGGAGAACACGGTTGTCTACGAGGCCGGCGGTCAGCGCCTGCGTCTCGGCTACAAGTACCTCGTCGCCGCGACCGGCGCCCGCCAGGCGTACTTCGGACGCGACGAGTTCGCCGACCTGACGTACGCGCTGAAGACCGTCGAGGACGCCGAGAAGCTGCGTCGCCAGATCGTGCGCTGCTTCGAGGAGGCACACGTCACCACCGATGCCGAGCGTCGGAAGAACCTGCTCAGCTTCATCGTCGTAGGCGCCGGCCCGACGGGCGTCGAGCTCGCGGGACAGATCAAGGAGCTCGCGCAGCGCTACTTCGCCGAGAACATCGGCAACATCCGCGCCGACGACGTCACCGTCACGCTCGTCGAGGGCGCAGACAAGGTTCTGCCCCCGTTCGGTGGCAAGCTCAGCGAGTACTCCAAGGAGTCGCTCGAGAAGAGCGGTGTCGACGTCGTCCTCGGCACGATGGTCACCGACATCGACGAGCACGGTGCCACGCTCACCACGCCCACGACCGAGGAGACCCGCCGCCTCACCGCGGAGACCATCATCTGGTCGGCAGGCATCCAGGCCAACGACTTCGCCGACGTACTCGCCGAGCGCACCGGCTGCGAGACGGTCCGCGGCGGACGCCTGCTCGTCGACCCCGACTTCACCGTCGGCCGCAGCGACAACATCTTCGCCATCGGCGACATGGTCACCCTCGACAACCTGCCGGCGCAGTCGCCGTTCGCCATGCAGGGTGGCCGCCACGTCGCGAAGATGATCACCGGCAAGGTCGCGATGGGCACCCCGTTCCAGTACAAGGACAAGGGAAGCATGGCGATCATCAACCGGTTCCGCGCCATCACGCGGGTCGGGAAGATCGAGCTCACCGGCTTCATCGCGTGGGTGCTGTGGCTCGCCGTCCACCTCGTCTACCTGGTTGGCTTCCGCAACCGCTACATCGCGGTCATGTCGTGGTGCGGTTCCTTCCTCGGACACCGCCGCCCCCACTTCTACTATGCGCAGGACGCCGTCCCGGTGCCCGCTGCGGAGAAGGAGGAGCCGGCAGCGAAGGACGAGCCGGAGAGCGACAAGGAACCCGTGCGGACGTCCGCATAACTTCAGATCCCCGAAAGGCTCCGACCACCCGGTCGGGGCCTTTCGTCATTGACGCGCCGAACCGGGATCGACGCCGCGTGTTGCGGTGGCGAGCCCCGGTTCACCACGTGAACCGACGCGCCCGGCGGGTGAAAGTCGGGGTGATTTCCGGGATGTCCTGCAAGCCAGAGACGTTCGGCTGGTGTACATCGGCCGACCTGCGGCTACCGTGTGCAGCGCATCCCGAGGAGTGACCATGAACGATGGCAGCGGCCCCCGCGTCGCGACGACACGTGTCGGCTGCGATGTCGTCACCGTCCGAGACATCGCGTCGAGCATCGACCGGTTCGGCGACCGCTACCTGCAGCGTGTGTTCACCCCGCACGAGCTGGACGTATGCACCGGACCGGGGCGCGCCCAACGCCTCGCGGCGCGCTTCGCCGCGAAAGAAGCCGTCATGAAGGTCCTGCGTCCGCGCGAGCACGCGGTTCCCTGGCAGGCCATCGAAATCCGCCGCGCGGACTGGGGCGGATGCGCTGTCGTACTGGCCGGTAACGCGGCCGCCCTGGCGCGAGATGAACAGGTGACCGACATACAGGTCTCGATCTCCCACGAGTCCGAATACGCCATCGCGACGGTCGTGGCGACCCGCGTCGACGAAGCAGAAACTGGAGAACACCCATGACGGAGCAGGTGATCCGCAAGGTCCTCGGTGAGCACGCGAAGCTGTCGGTCGACAGCACGGCGCTCGACCCCGCCGCCGACCTCTACGAGCTCGGCCTGACATCGCACGCCAGCGTGAACGTGATGCTCGCCCTCGAAGACGCCTTCGACGTGGAATTCCCCGACGAACTGCTGCGCAAGAGCACCTTCGCGAGCGTCGGCGCCATCAGGTCGGCGTTGACGGAACTGGGCGTCGCGTGACGTCGACGTCCGCGCCCCCCACCGTCGCGGAGAAGGCCGGGCTGTCGCTGCTCGCCCGTGCCGAACTCGTCGGACGCGAGAGCGCCGGCCCCGCGGCCGCCGCGGTGGATCGTGAGGGACGGTTCCCGCACGAGGCAGTCGACGCGCTGCGCACCCACAAGCTGCTGAACTGCGCCGTCCCCGTCGATCAGGGTGGGGAGGGAGCATCCCTCGGTGAGCTGTGCGCCGTCGCCCGAATCCTCGGCCGGTACTGCGCCTCCACCGCGATGATCTTCGCGATGCACCAGACGCAGATCCTGTCGCTGGTGCATCACTCCACTCCCGGTGTGGCCACCTTCGTCGCCGAAGCGGTGGCGAACGATTACCTGATCGCTTCGGCGACCACCGAGCTCGGCACCGGTGGCGACGTGCGCAGCAGCGTCTGCGCCGTGGCCCGCGACGGCGACACCGTCACGCTGACGAAGAACGCGCCGGTCATCTCGTACGGCGAGTACGCCGACGCGATCCTGGTGACCGCGCGTCGCACCGCCGACAGCCCGCCCAGCGACCAGGTGCTCGTCGTGTGCCGACGCGACGATGTGACCCTCGAACCCACCGGCAGCTGGGACACCCTCGGGCTGCGCGGTACCTGCAGCCCCGGATTCGTCCTCACCGCCACGACGTCCGCCGATCTCGTGGTCGGCACGGCCTACGCCGAGATCTCCTCGCGCACTATGCTTCCCGTCTCACACAGTGTGTGGTCGGCGGTGTGGCTCGGAATCGCCGACGCGGCGCTGGAGAAGGCCCGCTCGTTCGTGCGTTCGGCGGCCCGCCGCAGCCCGGGGGTCACCCCGCCCGGTGCGCTGCGACTCGCCGAAGCGGCCGCCGTGCACCAGCAGTTCTCCGATCTCGTCGCCGCGTCCGCCGCCCGGTTCGACGCCGCCGCGTCGGCGCAGGAGGAATCGATGTCGGGCATGGGTTTCTCGCTCGCCATGAACAACCTCAAGGTCACTGCGTCCACGCTCGTCGTGGATCTGGTGAACCGCGCGATGCTCATCTGCGGGATCGCCGGATACCGCGAGGATTCGCAGTACTCACTCGGCCGCCACCTGCGCGACGCGCACGGTGCCGCCGTGATGGTCAACAACGACCGCATCATGAACAACTCGGCCCAATTGTCGATCGCCTACCGGGGGACGCTGTGACAAGTACAGCCATTGCCAGCACCGCAACCGACGAGCTGTCCGAGCTCGAGCGTGCCCGCCTCGACTTCCAACAGCAGTTGCTCGAGGCCGAACTGCTCGTGGAGACCGGTGTTCCCGGCCTCTACGGTCGGTCGGGTGTCTTCGAGGACATCGTCGACGGCATCGACCGCGTGGTGGTCGCGGCAGGTCCGGGCCGGGCCGCGACGCGCCTGCGCTTCCCGCCGGTCTTCCCGCGGACGAGTTTCGAGCGCACCGACTACATCGCCTCCTTCCCGCACCTGACCGGAGCGGTGAACACCTTTACGGGCAGCAACGCCGAGCACGCCGAACTGCTCGCCGCGCGGTCGAAGGGCGAGGCGTGGGATCCGTGGCTCGAACCCGCCGACACCGTGCTCGTCTCCGCCGCATGCCATCCCGCCTACTCGCGGTACACCGGTACGCTGCGTGAGGGCGGTGAACTGCTCGACGTTCTCGGTTACTGCTTCCGGCACGAGCCGGCCGTCGACCCCGCTCGCATGCAGGCCTTCCGGATGCACGAGTTCGTGCGTATCGGTACCGAGAACGACGCTGCGCAGCATCGTGATTCCTGGGTGGAGCGAGGACTCGAGGTGCTCGACTCGCTGGGCCTCGACGCGACCGCTGTACCTGCCAACGACCCGTTCTTCGGGCGGGCCGGGCGCATGCTGGCCGTCAACCAGCGCATCGAGAACCTCAAGACCGAGCTGACGGTCCGGCTCTACGGCGACCTCGACGACGGCACCGCCGTGGTCTCGTGCAATTGCCACCGCGAGCACTTCGGCGAGACCTTCGAGATCCGCACTGCCGACGGCGAAGTCGCGCACAGCGCGTGCGTCGGATTCGGAATGGAGCGGATCGCCCTGGCGCTGTTGCGGACCCACGGACTCGACGTCGACCGCTGGCCCGCACCGGTACGCGACAGGCTGTTCCCGTGAGCGATCGGCTCATCGACGTCCGCGTCGACGGGTACTCGCCGCACTTCGTGCACGCTGCCGACCGGATCTGGACCGAGACCAACTGCTACGTCGACCTGTGGGTAGAGGTGCTGCATTCGCTCGGCCACGATCCGGTCCCCGCTGCCGCGTGCGCGTTCTCGGCCCGGTTCGACGGCGCCCAATGGACCTTCCTCAAGTTCCGCCCCGAGGATCTGTTGGCGCTGTACGGGATCGACGTCGCGGAGATGAACGTCTGGCGCCGCCCCGTGGATCACCTCGAGGACAATGCCGCCGCCGGACTGCTGTCGACGATCGAGGTGGACGCCTTCTGGTTGCCCGACACCGAGGGAACCGGTTACCGGGAGAGTCGTTCGAAGACGACGATCGTGCCCAATCTCATCGATCGCGACAGCGGGACGCTCGAGTATTTCCACAACAGCGGCTATCACGTTCTCACCGGTGAGGACTTCCGCGGAGTCTTCGGCCTCGACGAGCCGGTACCCACCTGGCCTCCCTATCTCGAACAGGTGCGCCTCGACGCGGCACAACCGCAGTGCGACGCCTTCGACACCGTGGTGCTCCGGCACCTGCGCATGCGCGCCGGCTCGAATCCGGTGCGCGAGCTCGGCGAGCGGGTGCTCGCCGACATCGACCCGATTCGCACCGGAGGGATGGACGTCTTCCATCCGTGGACGTTCGGGGTGCTCCGTCAGTGCGGTGCCACCGCCGAACTTGCCGCGGACGTCAGCGTCTACATGGACGGTCGCGGATACCCCGGTGCGGCTGCCGCAGCCGACGGATTCCGCGCGGTCGCCGAGGGCGCGAAGAGCGTGCAGTTCCGGATGGCGCGTGCGGCACGCGGCCGCAATGTCGACCCCGGCGACCAGCTGATAGCGATGGCCGCTGCCTGGGAGGACGCCATGGCGACCGTCGTCCGCGCCGCCGGGGTGCGGTGACAGGATTCGACGCACATGGATCTCCTGCACGATGCGCGATGGCGTTGTCTCCGTGTCGCTCCCGGGGCAGTCGAGCACCCCGGTGACTTTCCGGCGGACGGTCCTTGGCTGCCGGTCCGTATACCCGGGACGGCGGCAGGCGCGATCCGGGAATCCGAGGGAGTCGCGGCGGCCAGGGTGTCGTCTCCCGACAGCGACGACTGGTGGTTCGTCACCGACGTCGAGGTGTCCGGCGACGGACCGTGGCGTCTGACCTTCGACGGGCTCGCGACACTCGCGGACGTGTGGGTCGACGGCACACTCGTCGCGACGTCGGAATCGATGTTCGTGCCGCTGACCGTCGTCCTCGGCTACCTGCCGTCGACGATGCGGATCGCGGTCCGGTGCGCCTCGCTCGACGCTGCTCTCCGCAAGCGTCGGCCACGCGGACGGTGGCGTTCGTCGCTCGTGTCGGCCCAAGGATTGCGGTGGTTCCGCACCACCATGCTCGGGCGAGCCCCGGTGTACGCGGGGGCTCCGGCGCCGGTCGGTCCGTGGCGTCCCGTGCGTCTCGTCGATTCCGGTGAGCCCGTTGTGCTGGAACGTGGGATACGGACAGCTCTGCGGGGATCCGACGGGATCGTCGACGCCGATCTCGTGCTGGCCGGCACCGCCGTCCCCGAGGTGACTGTGGAGATCGGAGGGGCGACGGTGCACGTCCGACCCGAATACGGGCCGGACGGGACAGCACGCGTGCACATGCAGGTGACGCTCCCCGAGGTGGAACGGTGGTGGCCGCACACCTACGGCGCCCCCCACCTGTACGCCGCACATCTGATTCTGGATGGGCAACGAATCACGCTGGGGAACATCGGATTCCGGTCGGTCGAGCGCTCACCGGGCGACGGGTTCGGCTTACGGATCAATGACGTCGACGTCTTCTGCCGCGGCCTGGTGTGGACACCGACCGATCCGATCTCGCTGAACGACCCGAGCGCAACCCGGCGCATCCTCGAACGCTGCGTGTCGGCGGGCGTGGACACGATCCGCATCCCCGGCACGATGGTCTACGAGGACGACGAGTTCTACTCGGCGTGTGCGGAACTGGGCATCATGGTGTGGCAGGACGTCATGCTCGCCACCACCGACCCGCCCGACGATCCGCACTTCCGCTCGCTGCTCGAGGACGAGATCCGTGCGCTGGCGCGCCGATGGGGCGGGAACCCGGCACCTGTGGTGATGTGTGGGGGCAGCGAGACCGAGCAGCAACCTGCCATGCTCGGACTGATGGAGGCATCCATCCCGGCGATCGACGACTGGTTGCCCGCAATCGTCGACCGTGAGCTACCGGGCACGGTGTGGGTGTCGTCGTCACCATCCGCGCCCCCGCGCAGCGACGTACTGCCGATCGCAGTGGGTTCGGGTGTGGCGCACTACTTCGGTGTCGGGGGTTACCGCCGTCCCCTCGGCGACGTGCGTGCCGCCGGCGTGCGCTTCGCCGCCGAATGCCTCGCGTTCTCGATTCCGCCTTCCGACATGGCGATCGAGGCCGAGTTCGGCAGTGTGAATGTCGCGGGTCACCATCCACGATGGAAGGCGGCTGTGCCGCGCGACAACGGGGCGTCGTGGGACTTCGAGGACGTGCGAGACCACTATGTGCGCACGATCTTCGGGGTCGACCCCGCCGAGGTGCGGTGGGTGGATCCCACGCGATATCTCGCGCTCGGACGGGCAGCGATCTGCGAAGCGTTCACCGAGGTACTGCAGTACTGGCGACGATCCGGATCAGGATGTCGCGGTGCCCTGATCCTCTCCGCCCGCGACCTGCAGCGGGGTGCCGGGTGGGGCGTGCTCGACGCCGACGGGAACCCGAAGGCGCCGTGGTGGGTCCTGGCACGGGTGTTCGCCCCCGTCACCGTGCTCCTCACCGACGACGGGCTCGACGGCCTGCGCGTGGACGCGATCAACGACACCGCCGAGATCCTCGACGTCACGCTGCAGTTACAGGCCCATACGCCCTCCGGTGCGGTACCGGTGGACGTGTCGGTGCCGCTGCGTCTCGAACCGCACGAGACCCGGGTGTTCTCGTGGGCCGCGGTGACGGGCGGTTTCACCGATGTCAATTTTGCGTATCGATTCGGGCCGCGCACTTTCGACACGGCGACCGCCCGACTGGTCGGCCACACCGGTGCAGTGTTGGCGGAGTCGGTGTATCTCGTGGGTGGTCCGGCACGTCCCGTCGAGCGCGGGATCGGTCTCGCGGCGACCGCTCGACCCGTCCCGGACGGGTGGAGTGTGGAGGTGCGGACCGAGGGTGCGGCACAGTACGTGCATCTCGACATCACCGGCGGTGACCTGCAGGATTCCTGGTTCCACCTGCCGCCCGGAGGTACTCGCACGATCGCCGTGCGGGCCTGCGTTCCGGCCGCGACGTTGAGCGGCTGGGTGGGGGCATCGAACTCGGCCACGAGTGTGCCGATCCGGGTGTTTCCGACCTCCGAGGGCAACGAGGTCGACGGGTAACCTCCCGGGGCTGCAGGCGGGGGCGGTGTGCGGCGCGCCGAAATCGACAGGTGCATATCGGGCATCGACGGGGTATATGTATCTCCCAAGGGGTCGCTCACCCGATTTGCACCTTCTGCACGGTGCCGGTGGCCACCTCTCCCCGCCTTCCGAGAGGAGATCGATATGGCGATCCGCTCCACGTCACAGATGGGTGCTTCGCGCACCGCTTCGTCCACTCGCCGTCCTGTCCGGGTCGAGCAGGACGGACCGTCCTTCACCGAGGTCATCCACTCGCAGCTGTTCTCGAACTACCAGGTGCCTCGCGGCGAGGTGCAGCACAGCGCCTGATCGGGACCACCTCAGGCGCGGCATCGTGCCTGCCGTGGGGCCCCCGCGCGGCGTTTAGGACGCCAGCGCGTGCGGCACACTGTCGGCATGAGTGAAGCCACGACGAGTCAGAGCACCCGCATCGTTCTCGCATCGCGCCCGGAGGGGGCGCCCACCGCCGACAACTTCCGTCTCGAGACGGTGGATCTGCCCGAGGTCGGCGACGGCCAGATCCTCCTGCGCGTCGTCTACCTGTCCCTCGACCCGTACATGCGCGGTCGGATGAGCACAGCGAAGTCGTATGCCGCGCACGTCGAACTCGGGGACGTGATGGTCGCCGGAACGGTGGGTCAGGTCGTCGAATCGCGGTACGACGGCCTCGAGCCGGGCGACTACGTGCTGGCCGGAGCCGGCTGGCAGTCGCATGCCGTCCTCGACGGCTCCACCGTTCGTAAGCTCGATCCGCAGGCCGCACCGATCTCCACCGCTGTGGGAGTCCTCGGAATGCCCGGCTTCACAGCCTATTCCGGGCTCCTGAAGATCGGGCAGCCGAAGAAGGGTGAGACCGTCGTCGTCGCTGCCGCCACCGGGCCCGTGGGATCGGCGGTGGGGCAGATCGCGAAGCTGAAGGGCGCCCGCGCGGTCGGTATCGCCGGCGGCCCGGAGAAGTGCCGCGCACTGATCGACGAGTTCGGTTTCGACGCGGCGATCGACCACCGCGACCCGAACTTCGCCGACAAGCTGGCGGAGGCGGTGCCCGACGGTATCGACGTGTACTTCGAGAACGTCGGCGGCCCCGTCCAGGAAGCGGTGTGGCCGCTGCTCAACACCTATGCGCGAATCCCGGTGTGCGGTCTGGTCGCGCAGTACAACGGTGCTGACCTCAACCGCAAGGACCGTCTTCCGGGACTGTTCAACTCGATCCTCACCAAGAGCCTCACGATCCGCGGCTTCATCCAGAGCGAGTTCGTGAAGGAGATGTACGGCGACTTCCTGCGTGAAGCCTCGGCATGGGTCCGCGACGGAAAGCTCCAGTATCGCGAGGACATCGTCGACGGACTCGAGAACGCCCCGGAGGCGTTCATCGGCATGCTCGAAGGAAAGAACTTCGGGAAGATGCTCGTGCGGGTCGCGCCGGAGTAACGGGCACCAGGTCCGCCCTCCGGCGCCGGCCGCGTCAGCGTCGGGGGGTTCCGGTGGACCACAGGGCCCACAGGACGAGCACGGGCTGGAAGAACAAGCGGATCAGGCGCTTACGGTCGGTGTCGAGACCGAAGGCGCTGCGCTTGCCGAGATACTGGGCGATGTTGCCCGGGAAGACGGCGGCGAAGAACAGTGCGGCTAGGCGGCCGACACGGACGCGGTCGCGGTTCGCCACGGCGAGTCCGGCGCCGAGCATGATCTCGACACCGCCGGACGCCATGACCACGCCGTCCTTGTCCATCGGCACCCAGTCGGGCACCTGGGCCTGGAAGTCCTTGCGGGCCCAGAAGAGATGGCTCAGTCCGGCGAAGACGAGTGAGGCGGCCAGCAGATAACGCGCGAGGGTCCGGGCTCGTGTCGTGGGCGGAGCAGGGGCTTCGGTCGGGGGAGTTATCTGAACTTCGCTCATGATCACGAGCGTACGGACTGTACGGTGCTCGCGACGGGGATCGCGTCGCGAGCACCGTAGGTCACGTCAGGCGATGCGTTCGAATACAGCGGCGAGCCCCTGGCCGCCGCCGATGCACATCGTCTCGAGTCCGTAGCGACCCTCACGACGATCGAGTTCGCGCAGCAGGGTGGCGAGGATGCGTCCGCCGGTCGCGCCCACCGGATGTCCGAGGGAGATGCCGGAGCCGTTGGGATTCAGGCGCGAGTCGTCGGCCTCGATGCCCCACGAGCGGGTGACGGCCAGGGCCTGTGCGGCGAACGCCTCGTTGAGTTCGATGACGTCCATGTCGGCGAGCGTCAGTCCGAGGCGGCCGAGCGCCTTCTCGCTGGCGGGCACCGGGCCGATGCCCATGGTGCGCGGCGGCACACCGGCCACCGCCCAGCTTGCGAGGCGGGCCAGCGGACGCAGACCCAGCGCGGCGGCCTTCTCTGTGGTGGTGACGATCGCGAGGGCGGCACCGTCGTTCTGGCCGCTGGCGTTGCCGGCGGTGACGGTGGACTCGGGGTCGATCTTGCCGCGGATCGGGCGCAGCTTGGCGAGGGTCTCCATCGAGGTGTCGGCGCGGGGGTGCTCGTCGGTGTCGACGACGAGCGGATCGCCCTTGCGCTGCGGCACGCTCACGGACACGATCTCCTGCGCGAACACACCGTTCTTCTGCGCGGCGACGGCCCGCTGGTGCGACTGCACGGCCAGGGCGTCCTGGTCCTCACGGCTGATGGAGAACTCGGCGCGCAGGTTCTCGGCGGTCTCGATCATGCCGCCGGGCACGGGGAAGTCGCGTCCGCCGGCGGTGACGCGGGCACGGGCCAGGCGATCGGACAGAGCGACGGCTTCGCCCTTGACGCCCCAGCGCATGCCGGTGGCGTAGAACTCGGCCTGGCTCATCGATTCGGCGCCGCCGGCGAGGATCAGGTCGCTCGCGCCGGTCTGCACCTGCATGACGGCCTGCACGATCGCCTGCAGACCCGAGCCGCAGCGACGGTCGACCTGCAGGCCCGGAACGTTCACCCCGAGGCCGGCGTTGAGGGCGGCGACGCGGCCGAGGGCGGGGGCCTCACCGTTGGGGGAGGCCTGGCCGAGGAAGACGTCGTCGATGTCGGAACCGGTGATACCGGTGCGGGCGACGAGTTCGCGGATGACGGTGGCCGCGAGATCCTCGGGGGCGATGTCCTTCAGGACGCCGCCGAACCTACCTACCGGGGTGCGCAGGGGTTCGCAGATCACTACGTCGGTCATGATGTACCTCGATCGGGGTTGTTCACTGGTGGGTCTGGGTGCGGGCGAGATCGGTGGAGATCGCTCCGGCGGTGGCGAGCAACGCCGGGACGAGCTCGTCGTGCACGGTCTCCATCCGGTAGCGGGCCGCGTGGGTCGACAGGTTCACCGACGCCACAACGGTTCCCGGCGCATCGCGGATGGGCGCGGCGAGCGAGCGCAGGCCCTCCTCGAGTTCCTGGTCGACGATGCAGTATCCGTTGCGTCGTACCGTGGCGATCTCGGCGCGCAATTCCTCGGCGGTGGTGACGGTGTTGCCGGTGATGGGAGCGAATTCGGCGCGCGCGAGGTAGGCGTCGAGTTCGTCGTCGTTCAAACCGGCGAGCAGTACCCGTCCCATGGAGGTCGCGTAGGCGGGGAAACGGGTGCCGAGGGTGATG
This window of the Rhodococcus pyridinivorans genome carries:
- the acpS gene encoding holo-ACP synthase, which translates into the protein MNDGSGPRVATTRVGCDVVTVRDIASSIDRFGDRYLQRVFTPHELDVCTGPGRAQRLAARFAAKEAVMKVLRPREHAVPWQAIEIRRADWGGCAVVLAGNAAALARDEQVTDIQVSISHESEYAIATVVATRVDEAETGEHP
- a CDS encoding NADP-dependent oxidoreductase, whose amino-acid sequence is MSEATTSQSTRIVLASRPEGAPTADNFRLETVDLPEVGDGQILLRVVYLSLDPYMRGRMSTAKSYAAHVELGDVMVAGTVGQVVESRYDGLEPGDYVLAGAGWQSHAVLDGSTVRKLDPQAAPISTAVGVLGMPGFTAYSGLLKIGQPKKGETVVVAAATGPVGSAVGQIAKLKGARAVGIAGGPEKCRALIDEFGFDAAIDHRDPNFADKLAEAVPDGIDVYFENVGGPVQEAVWPLLNTYARIPVCGLVAQYNGADLNRKDRLPGLFNSILTKSLTIRGFIQSEFVKEMYGDFLREASAWVRDGKLQYREDIVDGLENAPEAFIGMLEGKNFGKMLVRVAPE
- a CDS encoding NAD(P)/FAD-dependent oxidoreductase gives rise to the protein MDDADTATLVDRTDVVIVGSGFGALATAKKLAKAGTPFVLISETTEHLFQPLLYQVATGVLSPGEIAPSVRAILAEYPNADVRLGRVVDVLPEENTVVYEAGGQRLRLGYKYLVAATGARQAYFGRDEFADLTYALKTVEDAEKLRRQIVRCFEEAHVTTDAERRKNLLSFIVVGAGPTGVELAGQIKELAQRYFAENIGNIRADDVTVTLVEGADKVLPPFGGKLSEYSKESLEKSGVDVVLGTMVTDIDEHGATLTTPTTEETRRLTAETIIWSAGIQANDFADVLAERTGCETVRGGRLLVDPDFTVGRSDNIFAIGDMVTLDNLPAQSPFAMQGGRHVAKMITGKVAMGTPFQYKDKGSMAIINRFRAITRVGKIELTGFIAWVLWLAVHLVYLVGFRNRYIAVMSWCGSFLGHRRPHFYYAQDAVPVPAAEKEEPAAKDEPESDKEPVRTSA
- a CDS encoding LysR family transcriptional regulator produces the protein MDFRQLRYFFAVGEEGSFSRAAQRCFISQSAISHQIAKLEHELGTTLFDRTTRSVKLTSAGRRLMPIAAEVLSLEAKALEVGHEPRESIRITANMSFAAQSLDAISSVRERHPKIDVEFVIKDFTDRVNAVASGDADLALIRGDVDRPGLEAIRLGIEELVIVTSSEHPLSAFSTVDLGDLAHYPLLLPPRGSQVLLHRVVEDAFVEVGRRVRLGPPIASDHTATLEVLTNPRAWTVLYAGTAADTPRKGLKFMREIHHRLQVPVCGVVRSNATPNPELEFLMRALAHSIVPPTDSTP
- a CDS encoding DUF1839 family protein; this encodes MSDRLIDVRVDGYSPHFVHAADRIWTETNCYVDLWVEVLHSLGHDPVPAAACAFSARFDGAQWTFLKFRPEDLLALYGIDVAEMNVWRRPVDHLEDNAAAGLLSTIEVDAFWLPDTEGTGYRESRSKTTIVPNLIDRDSGTLEYFHNSGYHVLTGEDFRGVFGLDEPVPTWPPYLEQVRLDAAQPQCDAFDTVVLRHLRMRAGSNPVRELGERVLADIDPIRTGGMDVFHPWTFGVLRQCGATAELAADVSVYMDGRGYPGAAAAADGFRAVAEGAKSVQFRMARAARGRNVDPGDQLIAMAAAWEDAMATVVRAAGVR
- a CDS encoding glycosyl hydrolase 2 galactose-binding domain-containing protein, giving the protein MDLLHDARWRCLRVAPGAVEHPGDFPADGPWLPVRIPGTAAGAIRESEGVAAARVSSPDSDDWWFVTDVEVSGDGPWRLTFDGLATLADVWVDGTLVATSESMFVPLTVVLGYLPSTMRIAVRCASLDAALRKRRPRGRWRSSLVSAQGLRWFRTTMLGRAPVYAGAPAPVGPWRPVRLVDSGEPVVLERGIRTALRGSDGIVDADLVLAGTAVPEVTVEIGGATVHVRPEYGPDGTARVHMQVTLPEVERWWPHTYGAPHLYAAHLILDGQRITLGNIGFRSVERSPGDGFGLRINDVDVFCRGLVWTPTDPISLNDPSATRRILERCVSAGVDTIRIPGTMVYEDDEFYSACAELGIMVWQDVMLATTDPPDDPHFRSLLEDEIRALARRWGGNPAPVVMCGGSETEQQPAMLGLMEASIPAIDDWLPAIVDRELPGTVWVSSSPSAPPRSDVLPIAVGSGVAHYFGVGGYRRPLGDVRAAGVRFAAECLAFSIPPSDMAIEAEFGSVNVAGHHPRWKAAVPRDNGASWDFEDVRDHYVRTIFGVDPAEVRWVDPTRYLALGRAAICEAFTEVLQYWRRSGSGCRGALILSARDLQRGAGWGVLDADGNPKAPWWVLARVFAPVTVLLTDDGLDGLRVDAINDTAEILDVTLQLQAHTPSGAVPVDVSVPLRLEPHETRVFSWAAVTGGFTDVNFAYRFGPRTFDTATARLVGHTGAVLAESVYLVGGPARPVERGIGLAATARPVPDGWSVEVRTEGAAQYVHLDITGGDLQDSWFHLPPGGTRTIAVRACVPAATLSGWVGASNSATSVPIRVFPTSEGNEVDG
- a CDS encoding acyl carrier protein, whose product is MTEQVIRKVLGEHAKLSVDSTALDPAADLYELGLTSHASVNVMLALEDAFDVEFPDELLRKSTFASVGAIRSALTELGVA
- a CDS encoding acyl-CoA dehydrogenase family protein, coding for MTSTSAPPTVAEKAGLSLLARAELVGRESAGPAAAAVDREGRFPHEAVDALRTHKLLNCAVPVDQGGEGASLGELCAVARILGRYCASTAMIFAMHQTQILSLVHHSTPGVATFVAEAVANDYLIASATTELGTGGDVRSSVCAVARDGDTVTLTKNAPVISYGEYADAILVTARRTADSPPSDQVLVVCRRDDVTLEPTGSWDTLGLRGTCSPGFVLTATTSADLVVGTAYAEISSRTMLPVSHSVWSAVWLGIADAALEKARSFVRSAARRSPGVTPPGALRLAEAAAVHQQFSDLVAASAARFDAAASAQEESMSGMGFSLAMNNLKVTASTLVVDLVNRAMLICGIAGYREDSQYSLGRHLRDAHGAAVMVNNDRIMNNSAQLSIAYRGTL
- a CDS encoding amino acid--[acyl-carrier-protein] ligase, translated to MTSTAIASTATDELSELERARLDFQQQLLEAELLVETGVPGLYGRSGVFEDIVDGIDRVVVAAGPGRAATRLRFPPVFPRTSFERTDYIASFPHLTGAVNTFTGSNAEHAELLAARSKGEAWDPWLEPADTVLVSAACHPAYSRYTGTLREGGELLDVLGYCFRHEPAVDPARMQAFRMHEFVRIGTENDAAQHRDSWVERGLEVLDSLGLDATAVPANDPFFGRAGRMLAVNQRIENLKTELTVRLYGDLDDGTAVVSCNCHREHFGETFEIRTADGEVAHSACVGFGMERIALALLRTHGLDVDRWPAPVRDRLFP
- a CDS encoding DoxX family protein, which encodes MSEVQITPPTEAPAPPTTRARTLARYLLAASLVFAGLSHLFWARKDFQAQVPDWVPMDKDGVVMASGGVEIMLGAGLAVANRDRVRVGRLAALFFAAVFPGNIAQYLGKRSAFGLDTDRKRLIRLFFQPVLVLWALWSTGTPRR